A genomic window from Oceanobacillus timonensis includes:
- a CDS encoding YheC/YheD family protein: MEKLKEKQTFQLKNIIDTLLEATEHFSKLIKAKEIQQSIFIINSIVEGVTAIENLLNRVELKIDDIKTEKINKTLLFIAQEMEKSNFSKVSEITRFSLQPQLRKLQKFFQESNDCHANQKMIIGVYLDSNNPRKSYPEARINALVEEAEKQEVKLLFFSSADVNFETEQIKGDMYINNSWETVLSSFPNVIHNIGIIPRVRQSLTERNLRRKLPFTSFGVENKLHLPKKMLQYMKFAGLLVPFKIVTDESIVLDFVNENERAVLKPVMGKRGLNVYFIKKDKNHFIVQDDTKERRFTQPELKSWIHELTLQRGHHYMIQKYVEARTKNGEPFDIRSHVQKNGEGEWQITKIYPRIGNKKSILSNISRGGKTGDLELFLINEFGEKGKKYYEDMKKLSLDLTQHLDKIYGLVLDELGLDLTIDKTGRFWMHEVNMGPQSTYHEKERAVNTIGYAKYIAEKGIYLTNSSQHLTNKGQFNVRSTKLPWGELKKQTSVGMLVPEHGENKLAVACAYVAKYEDVDFFYFSPKDIDYDEMLIKGYFYEEKEWVPKVVSYPDVIYDRLRLRGVKGHSIVYQELEGIPFTNEFYGNSISKLEVYDRLTKTKLVDDVIIPYQKVDKVKDIFRFIEKFGTVIVKPEIGSFAKEVHLIRKVKMNEYFVVDGDKETYHSEFSLSDYLRSMIKKRIFVVQRYIDTRTKEGNPFDIRVHLMKNGKGQWSTVNIRPRIGFNYATIATIDNGGYMGGIEGFLNRNFPKSKNLKEHIIKAALNIAVNFEESYNNELSELGLDFAIGTDSDIYLIEVNVNKPGIVLYEFEVARSAIPYAVYLAEINKVEN, translated from the coding sequence ATGGAAAAATTAAAAGAAAAGCAAACATTTCAATTGAAAAATATTATTGATACATTATTAGAAGCAACAGAGCATTTTTCTAAATTAATTAAAGCAAAAGAGATTCAACAAAGTATATTCATAATTAATTCTATTGTAGAAGGGGTAACAGCAATTGAAAATTTACTTAATAGAGTTGAATTAAAGATAGACGATATAAAAACAGAGAAAATTAATAAGACATTATTATTCATTGCTCAAGAAATGGAGAAAAGTAATTTCTCAAAAGTATCCGAAATAACTCGTTTTTCTTTACAGCCACAATTAAGAAAACTGCAGAAATTTTTTCAAGAAAGTAATGACTGTCATGCTAATCAGAAAATGATAATTGGTGTTTATCTTGACTCGAACAATCCAAGAAAAAGCTATCCTGAAGCTAGAATTAATGCGCTTGTAGAAGAAGCGGAAAAACAGGAAGTAAAATTGTTATTTTTTTCTTCGGCAGATGTTAATTTTGAGACAGAACAAATAAAAGGTGATATGTACATAAATAATTCGTGGGAGACTGTCTTGAGCTCCTTTCCTAATGTTATTCACAATATTGGTATTATACCAAGGGTGAGACAATCACTAACAGAAAGAAACTTAAGAAGAAAATTACCATTTACAAGTTTTGGTGTCGAAAATAAATTACATTTACCTAAGAAAATGCTGCAATATATGAAGTTTGCTGGTTTATTGGTTCCTTTTAAAATAGTTACAGACGAATCTATTGTATTGGACTTTGTAAACGAAAATGAAAGAGCTGTTTTAAAACCTGTTATGGGGAAACGAGGATTAAATGTTTATTTTATTAAAAAAGATAAAAATCATTTTATTGTGCAAGATGATACAAAGGAACGTAGGTTTACTCAACCAGAGTTAAAAAGCTGGATACATGAACTTACATTGCAAAGAGGACATCATTATATGATTCAAAAGTATGTTGAAGCTCGTACAAAAAATGGAGAACCATTTGACATTCGTTCCCATGTTCAAAAAAATGGCGAAGGAGAATGGCAAATAACAAAGATATATCCACGGATTGGAAATAAAAAGAGTATTTTAAGTAATATTAGCCGCGGTGGTAAAACGGGTGATTTAGAGCTTTTTTTAATAAATGAATTTGGAGAAAAAGGAAAAAAATACTACGAAGATATGAAAAAACTCTCCCTAGACTTAACACAGCATTTGGATAAAATATATGGATTGGTACTAGACGAACTAGGTTTGGATTTAACTATTGATAAAACAGGACGTTTCTGGATGCATGAAGTAAATATGGGACCACAATCTACCTATCATGAGAAAGAACGAGCGGTAAATACCATTGGTTATGCAAAATACATTGCGGAAAAAGGAATTTACTTAACTAATAGTTCACAACACTTAACTAATAAAGGGCAATTTAATGTTAGAAGTACGAAATTACCTTGGGGTGAGCTGAAAAAACAAACAAGCGTCGGCATGCTTGTCCCCGAACATGGAGAAAATAAGTTAGCTGTCGCTTGTGCTTATGTAGCAAAATATGAAGATGTTGACTTTTTTTACTTTTCACCGAAGGATATTGACTACGATGAAATGTTGATAAAAGGTTATTTTTATGAAGAAAAAGAGTGGGTTCCGAAAGTAGTCAGTTATCCAGATGTCATTTATGATCGCCTCAGATTAAGAGGGGTGAAGGGGCATAGTATTGTATATCAAGAATTAGAAGGAATTCCTTTTACCAATGAATTTTATGGTAATTCGATTAGTAAGTTAGAGGTTTACGATAGATTGACAAAAACAAAATTAGTTGATGATGTGATAATTCCATATCAAAAAGTTGATAAAGTAAAAGATATATTTCGTTTTATCGAGAAATTCGGAACAGTTATTGTTAAACCGGAAATTGGTTCTTTTGCTAAAGAAGTACATCTTATTCGAAAGGTTAAAATGAATGAGTATTTTGTAGTAGATGGGGATAAAGAAACTTATCATAGTGAATTTTCTTTATCGGATTATTTGAGAAGTATGATAAAAAAAAGAATTTTTGTTGTGCAACGATATATAGATACAAGAACAAAAGAAGGAAATCCATTTGATATAAGAGTCCACCTTATGAAAAATGGAAAAGGTCAATGGTCTACTGTTAATATTCGCCCAAGGATTGGTTTTAATTACGCTACTATAGCTACTATTGATAATGGCGGATATATGGGAGGAATTGAAGGGTTCTTAAATCGAAATTTCCCTAAGTCAAAAAACTTGAAAGAACATATAATAAAAGCAGCTCTGAACATTGCTGTTAATTTTGAAGAATCGTATAATAATGAATTAAGTGAATTAGGGCTTGATTTTGCTATTGGTACAGATTCAGATATATATTTAATTGAAGTGAATGTCAATAAACCGGGTATTGTATTATATGAATTTGAAGTAGCCAGGTCTGCAATTCCTTATGCCGTTTATTTAGCAGAAATAAATAAAGTAGAAAATTAA
- a CDS encoding nitric oxide synthase oxygenase: protein MSKEEMQQEAAAFLTTYYEETGAPAENAQARIEEVTAEIHTSGTYTQTYEEIAYGAKLAWRNSNRCIGRLFWERLEVMDARTATSEEAIFEFLFSHLKKAFNQGRIKPYITIFPATSAKEETVTIWNHQLLRYAGYETEEGIIGDSDSLAFTKICERLGWQGKRTHFDILPLVIQIGNQPPVWREIPEALIPEIPMEHPTYEAVANLHLKWYAVPVITDMRLEIGGLHYLAAPFNGWYMGTEIGARNFADEHRYNLLPKMAEIMGLNTKHASNLWQDRALIELNEMVLHSFKKQGVSIVDHHTAASQFRIFEKQEAKAERDITGKWTWLIPPVSPATTHVWHQPYNNEWKKPNFFYQDRGGKRGKGCPFHG from the coding sequence TTGAGTAAAGAAGAAATGCAGCAGGAAGCGGCAGCTTTCTTAACAACCTATTACGAAGAAACCGGCGCCCCTGCAGAAAATGCACAAGCACGAATCGAGGAAGTCACAGCAGAAATACATACAAGCGGCACGTATACACAAACATACGAAGAAATAGCTTACGGAGCCAAACTGGCATGGCGAAATTCAAACCGCTGCATCGGCAGACTATTCTGGGAGCGGCTGGAAGTTATGGATGCCAGAACAGCAACATCAGAAGAAGCAATATTCGAATTTCTGTTCAGCCATTTGAAAAAAGCCTTTAACCAAGGAAGAATTAAACCCTATATCACGATCTTCCCGGCCACCTCAGCAAAAGAAGAAACCGTAACCATCTGGAATCATCAATTGCTGCGCTATGCCGGCTATGAAACAGAAGAAGGGATCATCGGTGATTCCGATTCGCTGGCATTCACAAAAATATGCGAACGACTGGGCTGGCAAGGCAAAAGAACCCATTTTGACATCCTGCCTCTTGTGATTCAAATTGGCAATCAGCCGCCTGTCTGGAGAGAAATCCCGGAAGCATTGATTCCGGAAATCCCAATGGAACATCCGACCTATGAAGCGGTTGCCAATCTGCATTTAAAATGGTATGCCGTCCCGGTTATTACCGATATGCGCCTGGAAATCGGCGGATTGCATTACCTCGCCGCCCCTTTTAACGGCTGGTACATGGGAACAGAGATTGGAGCCAGAAACTTTGCAGATGAACACCGCTATAACCTGCTGCCAAAAATGGCAGAAATCATGGGCTTAAATACAAAACATGCCAGTAATTTATGGCAGGATCGTGCCCTGATTGAATTGAACGAAATGGTGCTGCATTCTTTTAAAAAACAAGGCGTATCCATCGTCGATCATCACACCGCCGCATCCCAATTCCGCATTTTTGAAAAGCAGGAAGCAAAAGCAGAACGCGACATAACCGGAAAATGGACTTGGCTTATCCCGCCTGTTTCCCCGGCAACCACACATGTCTGGCATCAGCCTTACAACAATGAATGGAAAAAACCGAATTTCTTTTATCAGGATAGGGGCGGTAAGCGCGGGAAGGGGTGTCCGTTTCATGGGTAG
- a CDS encoding putative bifunctional diguanylate cyclase/phosphodiesterase, with protein sequence MAQVIFTIKDKKIYFTEGMSQVVLDESKGIISGGDYKEVLSTYIGPYGAEAFSQLVNGEEEQVHFHTTFDKKHGEFLLLHVSGYSMISGNSTEIFGIISDEREANNQLMTALKELSDIKYALDQSVIVAITDPQGKIIHANAHFCEISGYSPDELIGNTHQLINSGYHSRAFFKEMWRTIGFGGVWHGEIRNRAKDGSCYWVDTTIVPVKDAKGKPIQYIAMRYDITDKKKNQERVRLMAYYDHLTGLPNRRKFDEQLTQKVAIAKKNDTKFGIMFVDLDGFKYVIDTLGNIAGDELLIAVARRLEKIIGEGGVVSRLSGDVFAVLIDSIAAPKEMQYFAEAIITSFKEPFAIDEYQLNMTASIGIATFPEAGSDTSTMMKHADLAMYRVKNTSKNDFGFFDREMKISNQRAFQIKNDLRMGLENNQFYMVYQPKVSPEEGIVTSCEALIRWKHPDFQEISPGEFIPLAEELGMINDIGDWVIENVCKQLQQWEALGYDLLPVSINLSPSQFLQVNFAEKFWSYLQTYHVNPSWIQIEITESLFIDNMAYVQQILKTMKSQGVKVALDDFGTGYSSLAYLQKLDLDILKIDKSLIRGISNASTKKEIATTIVQLGKSLGMKVVAEGVENKEEMEILCRYDIDEIQGYYYSKPLPVAAMSEVLKTKMLVT encoded by the coding sequence TTGGCTCAGGTTATATTTACGATTAAGGATAAGAAAATATATTTCACAGAAGGCATGTCACAGGTTGTTTTAGATGAGTCGAAAGGTATCATTTCTGGCGGAGATTATAAAGAAGTGCTTTCTACCTACATCGGACCTTATGGTGCAGAAGCATTTTCACAGCTTGTTAATGGGGAAGAGGAACAAGTTCATTTTCATACAACTTTTGACAAAAAGCATGGGGAATTCCTGTTGTTACATGTTTCCGGTTATTCTATGATTTCTGGAAATAGTACGGAAATATTCGGTATTATTTCCGATGAGCGAGAAGCAAATAATCAATTAATGACCGCTTTAAAAGAGCTGTCCGATATTAAATATGCCCTGGACCAATCTGTGATTGTAGCAATAACGGATCCGCAGGGAAAAATCATTCATGCCAATGCACATTTTTGCGAAATATCCGGTTACTCTCCCGATGAATTAATTGGAAATACTCACCAGCTCATTAATTCGGGCTATCATTCGAGAGCTTTCTTTAAAGAGATGTGGCGGACGATTGGTTTTGGCGGTGTATGGCACGGTGAAATCAGAAATCGTGCCAAAGATGGTTCATGTTATTGGGTGGATACCACGATTGTGCCCGTAAAAGATGCCAAAGGAAAGCCGATACAGTATATTGCGATGCGCTATGATATAACGGACAAGAAAAAAAATCAGGAAAGGGTTCGCCTAATGGCTTACTATGACCATTTAACAGGATTGCCGAACCGCCGGAAATTTGATGAACAGTTAACCCAAAAAGTGGCCATTGCGAAAAAGAATGATACGAAATTCGGGATTATGTTTGTTGACTTAGACGGTTTCAAGTACGTTATTGACACGCTGGGAAATATTGCTGGTGATGAATTACTGATAGCGGTTGCCCGCCGTTTGGAAAAGATAATTGGCGAGGGGGGCGTTGTTTCCAGATTGAGCGGCGATGTATTTGCTGTTTTGATTGATTCGATAGCTGCTCCAAAAGAGATGCAGTACTTTGCTGAAGCGATTATTACAAGTTTTAAAGAGCCTTTTGCAATCGATGAATACCAGTTAAATATGACTGCAAGTATAGGTATCGCAACTTTCCCCGAGGCTGGTTCAGACACATCCACGATGATGAAGCATGCAGACTTGGCCATGTATCGTGTGAAAAATACGTCTAAAAATGATTTTGGATTTTTTGATAGGGAAATGAAAATATCTAATCAACGGGCTTTTCAAATTAAAAATGATTTAAGAATGGGTTTGGAAAATAATCAGTTTTATATGGTGTATCAGCCAAAAGTTTCTCCGGAAGAGGGCATCGTTACCAGTTGTGAAGCATTGATACGCTGGAAACATCCTGATTTTCAAGAGATTTCTCCTGGCGAATTTATACCACTGGCAGAAGAATTGGGAATGATTAACGATATTGGTGATTGGGTGATAGAAAATGTTTGTAAGCAGCTGCAGCAATGGGAAGCACTTGGATATGACCTGCTTCCGGTGTCAATTAATTTATCCCCGAGTCAATTTCTGCAAGTGAATTTTGCCGAAAAATTCTGGTCCTACCTTCAAACTTATCATGTGAATCCGTCCTGGATCCAAATTGAAATTACAGAAAGTCTCTTTATTGATAATATGGCTTATGTCCAGCAAATTTTAAAAACAATGAAAAGCCAGGGAGTGAAAGTAGCGCTGGATGATTTTGGAACGGGTTATTCTTCTTTGGCCTACTTACAAAAGCTGGATTTAGATATTTTGAAGATTGATAAGTCTTTAATTCGCGGTATTTCCAATGCTTCCACAAAAAAAGAAATTGCAACAACGATTGTTCAGCTGGGGAAAAGTCTTGGTATGAAAGTGGTTGCGGAAGGTGTGGAGAACAAAGAGGAAATGGAGATTTTATGCCGCTATGATATTGATGAAATTCAAGGTTATTATTATAGCAAACCGCTTCCTGTTGCGGCAATGTCTGAAGTATTAAAGACGAAGATGCTGGTTACATAA
- a CDS encoding diguanylate cyclase, with protein MINGNMLFYFFDDFFINLCVIITLTILYIPLRSKLKIAARPFWQKGVIDGVICGVASVILIAFAIEVTENILVDLRFVPIMLVLLFNGLFPAVIAGIVVIIGRFMIGGVSSFSISAMFIIIALIVGFQFIHQLYQADYRKVTYRKVIVMILYSNVVFAIFMLFHFSNHSSYLITFLPMYCIISFAGGLTALFFTNYMKKTELLLLRYKEEVSTDFLTGLQNMRSFATVWKESINKAVTNNEKLTILSLDIDHFKEINDTYGHPAGDQLLTQFSTILSQNIRSLDKAFRHGGDEFLVVLPNCDITNGLEVARRIRGDVAMHSFLISKSRHIYVTVSIGVATYPDTCSNYQQIIQQADEALYKAKHAGKNHVFSTVASSPKES; from the coding sequence TTGATAAACGGAAATATGCTATTTTATTTTTTTGACGATTTTTTTATTAATCTTTGTGTCATCATCACTTTAACGATTTTATACATACCTCTGCGTTCCAAGTTAAAGATAGCTGCCAGGCCATTTTGGCAAAAAGGGGTAATTGATGGTGTTATTTGCGGAGTGGCCAGCGTTATATTAATCGCATTCGCCATTGAGGTGACAGAAAATATACTTGTCGACTTGCGATTCGTGCCAATTATGCTGGTTCTTCTGTTTAACGGGTTATTTCCAGCTGTTATTGCAGGTATCGTCGTTATAATAGGGAGATTTATGATTGGGGGCGTTTCAAGCTTTTCTATATCAGCAATGTTTATCATTATTGCTCTGATTGTCGGTTTTCAATTCATTCATCAATTATATCAGGCCGACTATAGGAAAGTAACTTATCGAAAAGTCATTGTCATGATTCTGTATTCCAATGTAGTATTTGCTATTTTTATGCTATTCCATTTTAGTAACCATTCGTCTTATCTGATTACTTTTTTACCCATGTATTGTATTATCTCTTTTGCCGGCGGGTTGACTGCACTCTTTTTTACAAACTACATGAAAAAAACAGAGCTGCTTCTATTGAGGTATAAAGAAGAAGTATCAACAGACTTCTTAACAGGCTTGCAAAATATGCGTTCATTCGCAACTGTTTGGAAAGAATCTATTAACAAAGCGGTTACAAACAATGAGAAACTGACGATATTATCCTTGGATATTGACCACTTCAAAGAGATAAATGATACATACGGACATCCGGCCGGTGACCAGCTCTTAACACAGTTTAGCACCATTTTATCCCAAAATATACGGTCCTTAGATAAAGCCTTCCGACATGGTGGAGATGAATTTCTGGTTGTTCTGCCAAACTGCGATATTACTAATGGATTAGAGGTTGCCAGGAGAATCAGAGGAGATGTCGCAATGCATTCATTTCTAATTTCTAAAAGCCGGCACATCTATGTGACGGTTTCCATTGGTGTTGCAACTTATCCGGATACATGCAGCAATTACCAGCAAATCATCCAACAGGCGGACGAAGCGTTATATAAAGCAAAGCACGCAGGAAAAAACCACGTATTCTCAACAGTCGCGTCATCCCCAAAAGAATCCTAG
- a CDS encoding YjfB family protein: protein MDVGKMSMIMSQANLQTQMSFSLMGKAMDHAETQSTEMIKMLDQPQHPDLGHSIDVKA, encoded by the coding sequence GTGGACGTTGGAAAAATGTCAATGATAATGAGTCAGGCTAATTTGCAGACACAGATGTCTTTCAGTTTAATGGGGAAAGCCATGGACCATGCGGAAACACAAAGTACGGAAATGATTAAAATGCTGGATCAGCCGCAGCATCCGGACTTAGGGCATTCCATTGATGTGAAGGCTTAA
- a CDS encoding DUF3784 domain-containing protein — MEYIYVIQTFLILLFFLFSYLILIRKNYYIISGFHSSTPEEQRKMIKAGYPHAVGKMMLHIAIILTIGVLLQLLHVPYAMEGSYVVMLIVLFVESFWMSKKVKKKSRKINKTILLLSLMLTIAIFAIPFVPNTLEINENSFEITGLYGETWPFSDIEHISLQDELPEMMVRTNGISLFGKRIGNYRIEEWGTGKLFLRSNEAPFIVIHTQDSFVIMNTEQSDKTADHYQQLEQAYQQYNNH, encoded by the coding sequence ATGGAATATATCTACGTTATTCAAACCTTTTTAATTCTCCTATTTTTCTTGTTCAGTTACCTTATTTTAATACGAAAAAACTATTATATTATCAGCGGGTTTCATTCAAGTACACCTGAAGAACAGCGGAAGATGATCAAAGCAGGATATCCGCATGCTGTTGGTAAGATGATGTTGCATATTGCCATTATTTTAACCATCGGAGTTCTACTCCAACTTTTGCATGTTCCTTATGCAATGGAAGGTTCATACGTTGTCATGCTTATCGTTTTATTTGTAGAATCTTTTTGGATGTCGAAAAAAGTGAAAAAGAAATCTCGGAAGATAAATAAAACAATACTATTGCTCTCCCTGATGTTAACCATTGCTATATTTGCTATTCCTTTTGTACCAAATACATTGGAAATAAACGAAAACTCCTTTGAGATAACCGGTTTGTATGGAGAAACATGGCCGTTTTCTGATATAGAACATATCTCACTCCAAGATGAGCTTCCTGAAATGATGGTACGCACAAACGGCATTTCCCTGTTCGGAAAACGCATCGGGAATTATCGTATAGAAGAATGGGGAACTGGAAAGCTGTTTCTGCGTTCGAATGAGGCTCCATTTATTGTGATACATACACAGGACAGTTTTGTCATAATGAATACGGAGCAAAGTGATAAAACAGCAGATCATTATCAGCAGCTGGAGCAAGCATATCAGCAATATAACAACCATTAG
- a CDS encoding fluoride efflux transporter FluC gives MNYLFVMVGAFFGAMARYEISRWFGDLTFPMATMTVNIIGCFLLSFLLTLVSHSRHDRQVWAWTFGTGFLGAFTTFSTFALDVMLLTLPMALLYIGTSLIVGIIFAGAGVWTAHFIYSQVRKV, from the coding sequence ATGAATTATCTATTTGTGATGGTCGGGGCTTTTTTTGGAGCAATGGCCCGCTATGAAATCAGCCGATGGTTTGGTGATCTGACATTTCCGATGGCGACGATGACGGTTAATATAATCGGTTGTTTTTTATTAAGTTTTTTACTAACACTTGTTTCGCATTCAAGGCATGACCGTCAAGTGTGGGCATGGACGTTTGGCACAGGATTTCTTGGTGCATTTACAACGTTTTCTACCTTTGCTTTAGACGTTATGCTATTAACATTGCCAATGGCTCTGCTTTATATTGGAACAAGCTTGATTGTGGGCATTATTTTTGCAGGGGCTGGTGTTTGGACTGCACATTTCATCTATTCGCAAGTCAGGAAAGTATAA
- the crcB gene encoding fluoride efflux transporter CrcB — translation MFLVGAGGAVGALLRYIISEYMKPFKAEKGIIFPVATWMINVSGSLLLGMLYGFDLPLELWLLLGVGFCGGYTTFSTFGKEVIDLLLDKQWVQAFWYVATSVLLSIAAAWAGIHIVFVFS, via the coding sequence ATGTTTTTGGTAGGTGCAGGCGGTGCTGTTGGTGCATTATTACGTTATATCATCAGTGAATATATGAAACCGTTCAAGGCAGAAAAAGGTATTATTTTTCCTGTTGCAACATGGATGATTAATGTATCCGGCTCTCTTCTGTTGGGAATGCTATATGGGTTTGATTTACCTTTAGAACTTTGGCTGCTGTTAGGGGTCGGTTTTTGCGGTGGTTACACCACGTTCTCCACTTTTGGGAAGGAAGTGATTGATTTGCTGCTGGATAAGCAGTGGGTGCAGGCTTTTTGGTATGTTGCGACATCTGTTTTGTTAAGTATTGCAGCAGCTTGGGCGGGAATACATATTGTTTTCGTTTTTTCTTAG
- a CDS encoding L-cystine transporter encodes MDNWFIVLNVAILLALIGLLIYMQKKHVSFAKRVFTGMGLGIVLGAIFHVSYGEGSDILTGTLDWYDIVGSGYIRFLMLIVVPLVMVSIIRAIINLNETKQLGKLASLVIGILISTTLVAATLGVVTSLVFDLNAEQIEAGQEETEQGASMEESLDSMTEETTPQRIINFIPNNIFLDMTGERSTSVIAVVIFSVLVGIATLGVSRKQPEQAERFTKMVNAVFAIVMRLVTLILRLTPFGVLALMTNMVATTNFAGIVQLGKFVIASYTAMIVMVLIHMLIISGFKLNPVTFMKKVFPVLGFAFTSRSSAGAIPLNVTAQKNALGVDDGAANMSASFGATMGQNACAGIYPAMLGVMIAPTVGIDPTSLDFIIQLVLITAISSFGVAGVGGGATFAAIIVLSSMGLPIALAGLLITVEPLIDMGRTAVNVNGSMVSGTVTSKVLGNLDEDTFNKKDAVVESNGI; translated from the coding sequence ATGGATAATTGGTTTATTGTATTAAATGTTGCCATCTTACTTGCATTAATCGGTTTATTGATTTATATGCAGAAAAAACATGTTTCCTTTGCGAAACGCGTTTTTACCGGGATGGGACTCGGTATTGTATTAGGAGCTATTTTCCACGTTAGCTATGGAGAAGGTTCAGATATTCTTACAGGAACACTGGACTGGTATGATATTGTCGGCAGCGGATATATCCGCTTCTTAATGCTGATTGTGGTTCCGCTCGTGATGGTTTCCATTATTCGTGCCATTATTAATCTGAATGAAACGAAACAGCTTGGGAAATTGGCCAGCTTGGTGATTGGTATACTTATCTCCACCACCCTTGTAGCGGCAACACTTGGTGTGGTAACTTCTCTCGTCTTTGATTTGAATGCGGAACAAATTGAAGCTGGTCAGGAAGAAACAGAACAAGGTGCTTCCATGGAAGAAAGCTTGGACTCGATGACAGAGGAAACAACACCACAGCGGATTATTAACTTTATCCCGAATAATATCTTCCTAGATATGACAGGGGAACGCTCCACATCCGTTATTGCGGTAGTTATTTTCTCTGTTCTGGTCGGAATAGCCACTCTCGGAGTGAGCAGGAAACAGCCAGAGCAGGCAGAACGCTTCACAAAAATGGTTAATGCTGTATTTGCCATTGTGATGCGGCTTGTTACCCTTATTTTACGCTTAACACCATTCGGGGTACTCGCATTGATGACGAATATGGTTGCGACCACAAACTTTGCCGGAATAGTACAGCTCGGTAAATTTGTGATTGCATCCTATACAGCCATGATTGTAATGGTGCTGATCCATATGCTGATTATCAGCGGATTCAAATTAAATCCAGTTACCTTTATGAAAAAAGTATTTCCGGTTCTTGGTTTCGCCTTTACATCACGTTCCAGTGCTGGTGCGATTCCTTTAAACGTCACTGCACAGAAAAATGCACTTGGTGTCGATGACGGAGCTGCGAACATGTCCGCCTCCTTTGGGGCAACCATGGGGCAAAATGCTTGTGCTGGTATTTATCCAGCGATGCTTGGTGTCATGATTGCACCAACTGTCGGTATTGATCCAACGTCGCTTGACTTTATTATACAGCTTGTACTGATTACAGCTATCAGTTCATTCGGGGTTGCCGGAGTTGGCGGCGGTGCAACATTCGCAGCAATTATTGTGCTGTCCTCTATGGGACTGCCGATTGCTTTAGCCGGCTTGCTGATTACTGTCGAACCTCTGATTGATATGGGCCGTACCGCTGTCAATGTCAACGGCAGCATGGTTTCCGGTACCGTCACTTCTAAAGTGCTGGGTAACTTGGATGAAGACACCTTTAATAAAAAAGATGCTGTTGTTGAAAGCAATGGTATTTAA